The nucleotide sequence CTTTCCGAGCGTGCCCGCGTAGACGCGGAGATACGTCAAGCGGCCGGTGGCGGTCGCGCTCACCTTGAACGCGAGCGCGGTGAACGGGGCCGTCGGGTCCGCCGGGACCTCACCGCGTACCGGAGGCATGTCCGCCGGCGCGGGAAGGTAGGCGACGACGGCGTCGAGGAGCGGTTCCACGCCCCGGTTGCGGTAGGCGGAGCCGCAGAGGACGACCACGGCCTCACCGCCGAGGGTGAGGTCGCGCAGCGCACCCGTCAGCGTCGCCTCGGAGAGCGCGGACCGCTCGCAGAACTCGTCGAGGGCGCCCGGGTGGAGCTCCGCCACGGTCTCCTCCAGATGTCGCCTGCGGCGCAGCGCCTCGTCGCGGAGGTCGTCGGGGACCGGCAGGTCGGTGTACGTGTCGGCGCCGTCGGCCCACTCGTACGCCCGCATCCTGACCAGGTCCACGACGCCGGTGAAGCCGTCCTCGCGGCCGATGGGCAGCTGGACGGGGAGCGGGACGGTGCCGAGCCGGGTCCGGATCGACTCGACGGCGCTGTCGAGCTCCGCGCCCGCGCGGTCCAGTTTGTTGACGAACGCGAGGCGCGGGACGCCGTGCCGGTCGGCCTGCCGCCACACCGTCTCGCTCTGCGGCTCGACGCCCGCGACGGCGTCGAAGACGGCGACGGCGCCGTCGAGGACGCGCAGCGAGCGCTCGACCTCGTCGGAGAAGTCGACGTGACCCGGGGTGTCGATCAGATTGATCCGGTGGCCGGCCCAGTCGCAGCTGACGGCCGCGGCGAAGATCGTGATGCCCCGGTCCCGCTCCTGCGGGTCGAAGTCGGTGACGGTGGTGCCGTCGTGGACCTCGCCGCGCTTGTGGGTGGCGCCGGTGAGGTACAGGAAGCGCTCGGTGACGGTGGTCTTGCCGGCGTCGACGTGAGCGAGGATGCCGAGGTTGCGGACGAGGCCGGTGAGCTGGGTGGTACGCACGGTGTCGTGCCTTTCGCTGCTGCTGGATGAAGACAGGGCAGCGCGATTCCCGGACGACGGGCCGTCAGACGGACGGCGGCGGCGTCACGGGTCGGCGATGGCGGGCGCGCAGCCGCCACCGGCCGGAGGGAGAGGCGAGGATCACGTCGTACCGGGCACGGGAGGGCGACACGACGGCGGCACGGCGGCTGCGCACGGTCGGCTCCCCTCGGTTACGGACGTCTCACGGCCCGCACGGATCGGTGCGGCCGAGACGTGAGTGTAGGGAGGTTGACGGGCCGCGCGACAGCGGTTTTCGGGGGACCGGATCCGGCAACGGCCGGAGATCCGGAGCTCCTTGTCGGCTACGCCGCCGGGTCCGCCGGCTGGAGGAGGTCCCAGCGGTTGCCGTAGAGGTCCTCGAAGACGGCGACCGAGCCGTAGGGCTCGTGGCGCGGCTCCTCCATGAACTTCACCCCGGCCGCCGTCATCCGCTCGTGGTCGCGGGCGAAGTCCTCGGTGTGCAGGAAGAAGCCGACCCGGCCGCCCGTCTGGTTGCCGACGGACGCCTCCTCGGCCTCGTTCTTCGCGCGGGCGAGCAGCAGGCCCGCGTTCCCGAGGCCGCCGACGCCGGCCGCGCCGCGCGGGCGGACGACGACCCAGCGGTTGCCGCCACCCCGGTCGGTGTCCTCGACCAGTTCGAAGCCGAGGGCGTCGGTGTAGAAGGCGATGGCCTCGTCGTAGTCACGGACGACGAGGGTCACGAGTGCGATGGACGGCATTACCCCAACGTAATACGCGGAAGCAGTAGCAAACCACCCGCGCCGACCCGTGTCGTTCCGGCCCGGATGGGAGGGTCCGAACGAGGGTCGGGGGAGGGGCGGACGAGGGTCGCGGCCGGTTCCGGACCGGCCGGGGGCCGCCGCCACGGCCGCCCCCGTGCCCGATTCCGGGCCCGAAGGCCCTCGTGGCGGCCCCGCCCGGTGCGAGAATGCCCCGCATGGACGTGGAGCAGTTCGACCGCCTCGCCGCCCGGGCACGGGCCCTCGCCGAGGGGCGGGACCGCCGGGTCCTCGGGCTCGCCGGGCCGCCCGGAGCGGGGAAGTCCACGCTCGCCGAGCGGCTCGTCGCCCACCTCGGCGGGCGCGCCGTCCTCGTCCCCATGGACGGCTTCCACCTCGCCCAGGCCGAACTGGAACGCCTCGGCCGGGCGGGCAGGAAGGGCGCGCCCGACACCTTCGACGCCGCCGGGTACACCGCGCTGCTCGCCCGGCTGCGCGCCCCCGAACCCGGCACGACCGTCTACGCGCCCGCCTTCGACCGCTCCCTCGAAGAGCCGATCGCCGGGGCGATCCCCGTCGGGCCCGAGGTCCCCCTGGTCATCACCGAGGGCAACTACCTGCTGCACGACGCGGGCGCCTGGGCCGGCGTCCGGCCCCTCCTCGACGAGGCCTGGTACCTCGACCTGGACGACCGGCGCCGGGTGTCCCGGCTCGTCGAGCGCCACGTCCGCTTCGGCAAGGACCGCGACCGCGCCGAGCGCTGGGTCCACGACTCCGACGAGGCCAACGCCCGCCTCGTCGCCCCCGGCCGGGCCCGCGCCGACCTCGTCGTCACCGTGAGCTAGGACCCGCGCCCGCTCACGTCCCGGTCACCCTGAGCTAGGACCCGCGCCCGCTCACGTCCCGCTGACGCCCTCCGCGTGCCTCGTCGCCGCCACCGCGAGCGCCCGGATCAGCGGATGCGGGCGGGTGCCGTCGCCCGCGAGTTCCGGCTGGAAGAGGGTGGCGAGGAAGAAGGGGTGCGAGGGGAGCTCCGCGATGCGGATGCCGCCCTCCTCGTCCGCGCCCGTGAACCGCAGCCCGTGGGCCCGCAGGGTGTCCAGGTGGCGGCTGTCGGGGCCGTAGTTGCAGTGGTAGCGCTCGGTGGTGCGCTCCGCGCCCAGGGCCCGCTCGGCGAGCGAGCCCGGGGTGACCCGTACGACCCCCTCGTGCCCCACGAGGGAGCAGGCCAGCGGCGCGATCAGCAGGTCGCCCTCGTCCGCCGACGGGTCGTTCTCCGCGTGCGCCGCGCCCGTCAGGCCGCAGACGTCCCGCGCGTACTCCAGCAGCGCGTGCTGGAACCCGCCGCACGTGCCGAGGAAGGGGACGCCGTCCTCGCGGGCCGTGCGGATCGCGGCGAGCGCGCCCGCCTCGCTCTCGTACGGGCTCCCCGGCAGCACCCACACCGCGTCGAAGCCCCGCACCGCGCCGGGCGCGGCCGCGTCCCCGGTCGGAATCCAGTACGCGTCGAGGGCGAGGCCGTCCCGCTCGGCGAGGGCGTCGAGCAGGACGGGAATGCGGACGTGGGAGCGGACGTGCGGGGAGCGGTCGCCGACCAGGGCGATCCGGGGGGTACGAGGAGGAAGGGTGTGCGTGTCGTTCATGGGCACCATCCTTGGCCGCGCCGCCAGTTCACGTCCAACGATGATTCCTGCATCCGGCATCACGAACGCTAATGGCGGGGTGGATACGCTGACCCCATGACGAACGACCACGACTGGGAGCACCGCGTCGCCGCCCTCTGGGAGCGCCTCGACGCGTACGAGCCCGCCGACTTCCGCGCCCGCGTCGCCGCCCTCGCCGCCGAGCGCCCCGACGACGACCCCGCCGCCCTCTTCGAACAGGGCGCCGCCCACGACTCCACCGGAGAGCCCGAAGAAGCCGTCCGGTTCTACCGCCGGGCCCTGGACCGGCGGCTCAGCGGCCTGCGCCGCCGCCGGGCCGTCATCCAGCTCGCCAGCAGCCTGCGCAACCTCGGCCGCCCCGACCGGAGCGTCGAGCTCCTCACCGCCGAACGCGCCATCCCCGCCGAAGAGTTGGACGCCGACGAGGCCGCGCTCTCCGGCGCCGTCGACGCCTTCCTCGCCCTCGCCCTCGCCGACACCGGCCGCGACCGCGAAGCCGCCTCACTGGCCCTCGGCGCCCTCGCCCCCCTGCTGCCCCGCTACAACCGCTCCCTCACCCACTACGCCCGCGCCCTCCTCACCGCCCCCGACGGGTCCTGAGCCGCCCCCCCCATGGACCCGCACCTCCTCCGTACGTACGTCACCGTCGCCCGGCTCGCCTCCTTCTCCGAGGCCGCCCGCGCGCTGGGCTACACCCAGTCCGCCGTCTCCCAGCACATCGCCGCCCTGGAAGCCGACCTCGCACTGCCCCTGCTCACCCGCAGGCCCGTCGCCCCGACCCCCGCCGGGGAGCGGCTCCTGGAACACGCCGGGGCGCTGCTGCTCCGCCTCGACGCGGCCCGCGCCGACCTCGACCGGTTCGCGGCCGCCCCCCGCACCACCCTGAGCGTCGCCGCCTCCCCGCTCGCCCTGCACCCCCGCACCCTCGCCGCGCTCCCCGCCACCGGCGTCACCCTGTGCGCCCTGCCCCGCGAGCGGGTGCCCGAGGCCGTCGCCACCGGCGACGCCGACGCCGGGCTCGTCGACGGCATCGCCGCCCCCAGCGACCCGCTGCGGCTGCCCGACGTCGCCCCGCTCACCGCCACCCCCGTCGCCGAGGAGCCCCTCGCCGTCCTGCTGCCCGCCGGCCACCCGCTCGCCGGACGCCCCGGGCTGCGCCTCGCCGACCTGGTCGACGCCCGCTGGCTCGACGCGCCCGCCGCCGGAGTCCCGCTCGACGAGCTGCGGTCCGTGCACGGCGGGCCCGCCGGGCGGGGCTTCCGTACCGCCCTGCGCTACGAGGGCACCGACACCCGCGCGCTCACCGCACTGGCCGCCGCCGGGCACGGCCTCGCGCTGCTGCCCCTGCCGCTGGCCGCCGGGGTGCCCGGCGCCGTCGGCGTCCCCCTCGTCGCGCCCCGGCTGGTCCACCGCACCGAACTCCTCCGGCCCGCCGGCCGCGTTCCCGCACCCACCGGACCGGTGGCCCGGTTCACCGGACGGCTGGGGGCCTGACACCGGCAGTCGCTACCCTGTGCGCAACGGCGACGGAAGGCGGACGGGCGTGGCGTGGTGGCGACGAGGACCCCGGCGGGACGGCGACGACGCACCGAGGGACCCCGAGTTCGCGTACTTCTCGCAGCGCGAGGCCGCGCTCTTTCGGGGCCGCGTCCGGGAGACCTTCGCCGAACTCGGCCTGGAAGTCACCGTCTACGCCGACCACGTCATCGACGACAAGGGACGCCGCTTCGGCCTCGGCAACCTCGCCGCCGTCTGCCACCAGGACCGGCGCGGCCCCCGCGTCTGGCCCGGCACGATCCACCGGCACATCGGCCTCGTCGTCCGCGCCATGGAAGGCCCCTCCGCGCTCGACACCCTGCCGCCCGAGCAGATCCGCTCCCAGCTCTACCCCCGCGTCGTCAGCGGCGAGGGCATCGACGCGGCCGCCTTCGGGTACGCCAGGACCGTCGCCCCCGGACTGTACGAGGTCCTCGCCCTCGACCTGCCGGAGAGCGTCATGATGCTCACCGACGAGGCGCTCGAACGGCTCGGCGACCACACCCAGCTGCGCGACCGGGCGCTGCGCAACCTCCGCGGGCTGCCCGTCGAGGAACACGAGACCGTCCGGGACGCCGACGGCATGTGCTTCGAGATCATCCTCGGCGACTCCTTCTACACCGCGAGCCGCGTCCTCGACCTGGACGGCGTGGTCCGCCGGGTCACGGGCGTGCCGCTCGGCGAGCACGGCGCCCTGGTCGCCATGCCGTTCCGGCACCAGCTGGCCTTCCACCCCATCCGGGACACCTCGATCATCCCGGCGCTCGGCGCGATGGCCTCGTTCGCCGCCTCCGGGTACGAGGACACGCCGGGCGCCATCAGCCCGTACGTCTTCTGGTGGCGCGGCGGCACGCTCACCCAGCTCAGCGAGCACGACGAGGAGCGGGGCGACCTGCGGATCGTCGTCGGCGACGACTTCCAGGAGCTCCTGGAGCGGCTCATCGCCCAGGGCCCGGACCGCCGCTGACCCGGCGGCCCGCGCCGCGCCCCGCCGCTCCCGGCCCGCCGACCACCAGGTCGCGGCCCCGGTCCCCGCCCGGCAGGATGCTGTACGTCCAGGACGCAGCGGAGCCGAGAAGGAGACCCCATGTCGAGCACCCCCGCCCCCGCGACGGAGACCGGGACCGCGTCCGAGGCGGCCCTGCCCTTCACCGCGGACGACTACCGGGCCCGGATGGCCCGCGCGGCCGAGTCCGCCGCCGACGCCGGACTCGCGGGCATCGTCGTCGCGCCCGGACCCGACCTCGTCTACCTCACCGGCTACCAGCCCACCGCGATCACCGAGCGGCTCACCGTCCTCGTCCTCGCAGCCGGACAGGAACCGGTCCTCGTCGTCCCCACCCTGGAGGCCCCCGACGCCGAGAAGGCCGCAGGGGCCGCCGCGCTCACCCTGCGCGACTGGACCGACGGCAAGGACCCGTACGCCGTCACCGCGCCGCTGCTCGACGTCGACGGCAGGTTCGGCATCAGCGACAACGCCTGGGCCATGCACCTCCTCGGCCTCCAACAGGCGCTGCCGGGCACCTCGTACGTCTCCCTCACCGAGGCCCTGCCGATGCTCCGCGGCGTCAAGGACGCGCACGAACTGGCCAGGATCGCCGCCGCCGGAGCCGCCGCCGACCGGGCCTACGGCGAGATCCTCAAGGTCCGCTTCGCCGGCCGCAAGGAGACCGACGTCGCCGCCGACCTCGCGGGGCTGCTGCGGCGCTTCGGACACTCGCAGGTCGACTTCACCGTCGTCGGCTCGGGACCCAACGGCGCCAACCCCCACCACGAGGCGGGCGACCGGGTCATCGAGCACGGCGACATGGTCGTCCTCGACTTCGGCGGCCTCAAGCACGGCTACGGCTCCGACACCACCCGCACCGTCCACGTCGGCGAACCCACCGACGAGGAGCGGCGCGTCCACGACCTCGTACGGGAGGCCCAGCAGGCCGGCTTCGAGGCGGTACGGCCCGGGGTGGCCTGCCAGGAGGTCGACCGGGCGGCCCGCAAGGTCATCACCGACGCCGGGTACGGCGAGTACTTCATCCACCGCACCGGCCACGGCATCGGCGTCACCACCCACGAACCGCCCTACATGATCGAGGGCGAGGAGCTCCCGATCGTGCCCGGCATGTGCTTCTCCATCGAACCCGGCGTCTACCTGCCCGGCCGCTTCGGCGTCCGCATCGAGGACATCGTGACCGCCACCGAGGACGGGGCGGGCCGCCGCTTCAACAACACCCCGCACGAGATGGCCCTCGTCGAATAGCACGGCCGCGCGGCGGGCTCAGCCGTCCGTCAGGAGGACCGCCGACTCGCCCGGGAGCCGCAGGGCCCCGTCCGCCGCCGGGGTGGCGACCGGCTCCCACGCCGCCAGCACCTGGTCACGGCCGTTGGAGCCGAGCGGGATCACCGCCGGCTCCTTGCCCAGGTTGACCGCCACCCGCAGCACCCCGCGCCGGAAGACCAGCCAGCGCGCCTCCTCGTCGAAGGCCACCTTCACCCCCGCCAGGTCCGGGTCCGTCAGGTCCGGCAGGGTGCGGCGCAGCGCGATCAGCTGGCGGTACCAGGCGAGCAGCCGCTTGTGCGGGTCCCGCTCGCGCTCGGCCCGGTCCAGGACCGAACGGTCCCGGGTGGCCGGGTCCTGCGGGTCGGGGACCTCGTCCTCGGCCCAGCCGTGCGCCGCGAACTCCCGCCGCCTGCCCCGCCGTACGGCCTCCGCCAGCTCCGGGTCCGTGTGGTCGGTGAAGTACTGCCAGGGCGTCGTCGCCCCCCACTCCTCGCCCATGAACAGCATCGGCACCGACGGCCCCGTCAGCACCAGGGTCGCCGCGCAGGCGAGCAGACCCGGCGAGAGGGAGGCCGAAAGACGGTCCCCCAGAGCCCGGTTGCCGATCTGGTCGTGGGTCTGGGCGTACCCGAGGAACCGGTGCGCGGGGGTGCGCTCCCGGTCCACCGGCCGCCCGTGCCGGCGGCCCCGGAACGCCGAATAGGTGCCGTCGTGGAAGAAGACGTGCGTGAGGGTCTTCGCGAGCGCCGCCATCGGGGCGCGCGCGAAGTCCGCGTAGTAGCCCTGGGACTCACCCGTCAGGGCGCAGTGCAGCGAGTGGTGGAAGTCGTCGTTCCACTGGGCGTGCACCCCGAGCCCGCCGAGCGCGCGCGGAGCCGTCGTCCGGGGGTCGGCCAGATCCGACTCGGCGACCAGGAAATGCGGACGGCCCTGCTCCTTCGCCAGCTCGTCGACGGCCGCCGACAACTCCTCCAGGAACGTCAGCGCCCGCGTGTCGGCGAGGGCGTGCACCGCGTCGAGGCGCAACCCGTCGATCCGGTAGTCCCGCAGCCAGGCCAGCGCGCTGCCCCGGAAGTACGCCCGGACCTCGTCCGAGCCCGGCGCGTCCAGGTTCACCGCCGCGCCCCACGGGGTGTGGTGGGTCTCCGTGAAGTACGGCCCGAAGAGCGGGAGATGGTTGCCGGACGGCCCCAGATGGTTGTGCACCACGTCCAGGACCACCCCCATGCCGAGCCCGTGCGCCGCGTCCACGAACCGCTTCAGCGCCGCCGGACCGCCGTACGGCTCGTGCACCGCCCACGGCGCCACCCCGTCGTACCCCCAGCCGCGCACCCCGGGGAACGGGCACAGCGGCATCAGCTCCACATGGGTGACGCCGAGGCCCGCCAGCTCCCCGAGGTGCGCGGCCGCCGCGTCGAGCGTCCCCGCCGGGGTGAACGTGCCGACGTGCAGCTCGTACAGGACGGCGCCGCGGAGCCGCAGCTTCGGGGACTCGTTCCGCCAGACGTACGCGGAGTGGTCGACGACCGCGCCGAGCCCGTCGGGCCCGTC is from Streptomyces venezuelae ATCC 10712 and encodes:
- a CDS encoding VOC family protein, whose translation is MPSIALVTLVVRDYDEAIAFYTDALGFELVEDTDRGGGNRWVVVRPRGAAGVGGLGNAGLLLARAKNEAEEASVGNQTGGRVGFFLHTEDFARDHERMTAAGVKFMEEPRHEPYGSVAVFEDLYGNRWDLLQPADPAA
- a CDS encoding nucleoside/nucleotide kinase family protein: MPRMDVEQFDRLAARARALAEGRDRRVLGLAGPPGAGKSTLAERLVAHLGGRAVLVPMDGFHLAQAELERLGRAGRKGAPDTFDAAGYTALLARLRAPEPGTTVYAPAFDRSLEEPIAGAIPVGPEVPLVITEGNYLLHDAGAWAGVRPLLDEAWYLDLDDRRRVSRLVERHVRFGKDRDRAERWVHDSDEANARLVAPGRARADLVVTVS
- a CDS encoding CTP synthase C-terminal region-related (seleno)protein; translated protein: MNDTHTLPPRTPRIALVGDRSPHVRSHVRIPVLLDALAERDGLALDAYWIPTGDAAAPGAVRGFDAVWVLPGSPYESEAGALAAIRTAREDGVPFLGTCGGFQHALLEYARDVCGLTGAAHAENDPSADEGDLLIAPLACSLVGHEGVVRVTPGSLAERALGAERTTERYHCNYGPDSRHLDTLRAHGLRFTGADEEGGIRIAELPSHPFFLATLFQPELAGDGTRPHPLIRALAVAATRHAEGVSGT
- a CDS encoding tetratricopeptide repeat protein, which encodes MTNDHDWEHRVAALWERLDAYEPADFRARVAALAAERPDDDPAALFEQGAAHDSTGEPEEAVRFYRRALDRRLSGLRRRRAVIQLASSLRNLGRPDRSVELLTAERAIPAEELDADEAALSGAVDAFLALALADTGRDREAASLALGALAPLLPRYNRSLTHYARALLTAPDGS
- a CDS encoding LysR family transcriptional regulator → MDPHLLRTYVTVARLASFSEAARALGYTQSAVSQHIAALEADLALPLLTRRPVAPTPAGERLLEHAGALLLRLDAARADLDRFAAAPRTTLSVAASPLALHPRTLAALPATGVTLCALPRERVPEAVATGDADAGLVDGIAAPSDPLRLPDVAPLTATPVAEEPLAVLLPAGHPLAGRPGLRLADLVDARWLDAPAAGVPLDELRSVHGGPAGRGFRTALRYEGTDTRALTALAAAGHGLALLPLPLAAGVPGAVGVPLVAPRLVHRTELLRPAGRVPAPTGPVARFTGRLGA
- a CDS encoding aminopeptidase P family protein, coding for MSSTPAPATETGTASEAALPFTADDYRARMARAAESAADAGLAGIVVAPGPDLVYLTGYQPTAITERLTVLVLAAGQEPVLVVPTLEAPDAEKAAGAAALTLRDWTDGKDPYAVTAPLLDVDGRFGISDNAWAMHLLGLQQALPGTSYVSLTEALPMLRGVKDAHELARIAAAGAAADRAYGEILKVRFAGRKETDVAADLAGLLRRFGHSQVDFTVVGSGPNGANPHHEAGDRVIEHGDMVVLDFGGLKHGYGSDTTRTVHVGEPTDEERRVHDLVREAQQAGFEAVRPGVACQEVDRAARKVITDAGYGEYFIHRTGHGIGVTTHEPPYMIEGEELPIVPGMCFSIEPGVYLPGRFGVRIEDIVTATEDGAGRRFNNTPHEMALVE
- the treZ gene encoding malto-oligosyltrehalose trehalohydrolase, which encodes MLFEVWAPHARDRVTLELNGSGHPLERDAERDGWWTGVVPAEDGDRYGFALDGGPVLPDPRSPRLPDGPDGLGAVVDHSAYVWRNESPKLRLRGAVLYELHVGTFTPAGTLDAAAAHLGELAGLGVTHVELMPLCPFPGVRGWGYDGVAPWAVHEPYGGPAALKRFVDAAHGLGMGVVLDVVHNHLGPSGNHLPLFGPYFTETHHTPWGAAVNLDAPGSDEVRAYFRGSALAWLRDYRIDGLRLDAVHALADTRALTFLEELSAAVDELAKEQGRPHFLVAESDLADPRTTAPRALGGLGVHAQWNDDFHHSLHCALTGESQGYYADFARAPMAALAKTLTHVFFHDGTYSAFRGRRHGRPVDRERTPAHRFLGYAQTHDQIGNRALGDRLSASLSPGLLACAATLVLTGPSVPMLFMGEEWGATTPWQYFTDHTDPELAEAVRRGRRREFAAHGWAEDEVPDPQDPATRDRSVLDRAERERDPHKRLLAWYRQLIALRRTLPDLTDPDLAGVKVAFDEEARWLVFRRGVLRVAVNLGKEPAVIPLGSNGRDQVLAAWEPVATPAADGALRLPGESAVLLTDG